The Microlunatus antarcticus genome window below encodes:
- a CDS encoding transglutaminase family protein: protein MIRPDTRLSLATVVAMGLATLTVLPLTSDRLFVPVTWLGIALVCATGLVLRRRRSGASLAFATQLLGVVAGSLVLGYAVSRDADLVTAYPRLWARGVLHMQTQSSPMDADPGVFLIFATSICLVAALADLVVSGLDRPAWVVAPLAALFAVPAIGLGYDSGILSFACLALGYLAVLVADGLNDASAWTRGLSADSSQGASFRTSASGTRAVSVVGPAVWRAAGLLAAPAVVLALVLAVLLPTISLPGLGLGSGFGGNGPLQLTDPSLDLKRNLNQPADRVVFRYTTDKPGGVYLRMAALPQFSAAGFGNTQIRLNTGSTLSEPPGYSGAVPEVRTTEITAVDFSSQYLPAPYAARSFTANGDWSYNSESLTIVNSDNRADVLTNLSYQVQSWDIAPTAAELARAGAGAPSDGDVTGVVPPDLPQSLVDLSRQVTRGADTPYARAAAIQAYLRDPDNFTYDTQQRPGNGYQALVNFLTLDRRGYCEQFASAMAMMARVNGIPARVAVGFLPGARSGDTFNVSVRDMHAWPELYFAGYGWVRFEPTPGVQAGSPPAWTVPTDESDTPTPSASASAAPSTATPSASEAPSTAPQETPTQTTTTTTTFPWRTVGVVAGAVVLLLLLATPAVLRIRRRRARLAADGPTDEQVEAAWAELRDTVLDFGGTWPSGTPRAVGREVGQRLEPSDREDLGRVATLVERARYAPSLGDPGATADLPGTTTSLREAITAPAGLGRRVRAFLVPASLFRRR, encoded by the coding sequence ATGATCCGCCCCGACACCCGGCTCTCGCTGGCCACGGTCGTCGCCATGGGCCTCGCCACCCTGACCGTGCTGCCCCTGACCAGCGACCGGCTCTTCGTCCCGGTGACCTGGCTCGGCATCGCCCTGGTCTGCGCGACCGGCCTGGTGCTGCGCCGGCGCCGTTCGGGCGCCAGCCTGGCCTTCGCGACCCAGCTGCTCGGCGTCGTCGCCGGCTCGCTCGTCCTGGGCTACGCGGTCAGCCGCGACGCCGACCTGGTCACCGCGTACCCCCGGCTCTGGGCCCGTGGCGTCCTCCACATGCAGACCCAGAGCTCGCCCATGGACGCCGACCCGGGCGTGTTCCTCATCTTCGCCACGTCGATCTGCCTGGTCGCCGCGCTCGCCGACCTCGTGGTCTCGGGCCTGGACCGGCCCGCCTGGGTCGTGGCGCCCCTGGCCGCCCTGTTCGCGGTACCGGCGATCGGGCTCGGCTACGACTCCGGGATCCTCAGCTTCGCCTGCCTGGCGCTCGGCTACCTGGCCGTGCTGGTGGCCGACGGCCTCAACGACGCGTCCGCCTGGACCCGCGGGCTCAGCGCCGACTCCTCGCAGGGTGCCTCGTTCCGGACGAGTGCGTCCGGCACCCGCGCCGTCTCCGTCGTCGGGCCGGCCGTGTGGCGGGCCGCGGGTCTGCTGGCCGCCCCCGCCGTCGTGCTGGCGCTGGTGCTCGCGGTGCTCCTCCCGACGATCAGCCTGCCCGGCCTCGGCCTGGGGAGCGGCTTCGGTGGGAACGGGCCGCTGCAGCTCACCGACCCGAGCCTCGACCTCAAGCGCAACCTCAACCAGCCGGCGGACCGCGTCGTCTTCCGCTACACCACCGACAAGCCCGGCGGGGTGTACCTCCGGATGGCCGCGCTCCCCCAGTTCTCGGCCGCCGGCTTCGGCAACACCCAGATCCGGCTCAACACCGGTTCGACGCTGTCCGAGCCGCCCGGCTACAGCGGCGCGGTGCCGGAGGTGCGCACCACCGAGATCACCGCGGTCGACTTCTCCTCGCAGTACCTGCCCGCCCCGTACGCCGCCCGCAGCTTCACCGCGAACGGGGACTGGAGCTACAACAGCGAGTCCCTCACCATCGTCAACAGCGACAACCGCGCCGACGTGCTGACCAACCTGAGCTACCAGGTCCAGAGCTGGGACATCGCCCCCACCGCCGCCGAGCTGGCCCGCGCCGGGGCGGGCGCGCCGTCGGACGGCGACGTCACCGGCGTGGTCCCGCCGGACCTGCCCCAGTCCCTGGTCGACCTCAGCCGCCAGGTCACGCGCGGGGCGGACACCCCGTACGCCCGCGCTGCCGCCATCCAGGCCTACCTGCGCGACCCCGACAACTTCACCTACGACACCCAGCAGCGCCCGGGCAACGGCTACCAGGCCCTGGTCAACTTCCTGACCCTCGACCGGCGCGGCTACTGCGAGCAGTTCGCCAGCGCGATGGCGATGATGGCGCGCGTCAACGGCATCCCCGCGCGGGTGGCCGTCGGCTTCCTGCCCGGCGCCCGGAGCGGTGACACGTTCAACGTCTCGGTGCGCGACATGCACGCCTGGCCCGAGCTCTACTTCGCCGGCTACGGGTGGGTGCGCTTCGAGCCGACGCCGGGCGTGCAGGCCGGCTCGCCGCCCGCCTGGACCGTCCCGACCGACGAGAGCGACACCCCGACGCCGAGCGCCTCCGCGTCGGCGGCGCCCAGCACCGCCACCCCGAGCGCGTCCGAGGCGCCGAGCACGGCCCCGCAGGAGACGCCGACCCAGACCACCACGACGACCACCACCTTCCCCTGGCGGACGGTCGGGGTCGTCGCCGGTGCGGTCGTGCTGCTGCTCCTGCTCGCCACGCCGGCCGTGCTCCGCATCCGGCGGCGCCGGGCCCGGCTGGCCGCGGACGGACCCACGGACGAGCAGGTCGAGGCGGCCTGGGCGGAGCTGCGCGACACGGTCCTCGACTTCGGCGGCACCTGGCCCTCGGGCACCCCGCGCGCCGTCGGCCGCGAGGTCGGCCAGCGGCTCGAGCCGTCCGACCGCGAGGACCTCGGCCGCGTCGCCACCCTCGTCGAGCGCGCGCGCTACGCCCCGAGCCTGGGCGACCCCGGCGCGACGGCCGACCTGCCCGGGACCACCACGTCGCTGCGCGAGGCGATCACCGCGCCGGCCGGGCTGGGGCGGCGCGTCCGTGCGTTCCTGGTCCCGGCCTCCCTCTTCCGCCGTCGCTGA
- a CDS encoding DUF3040 domain-containing protein, which produces MALSNEEQRLLEQMEAALAAEDPKLVNAMRGTGTRRVHRRRAALVWQPT; this is translated from the coding sequence ATGGCCCTCTCGAACGAGGAGCAACGGCTTCTCGAGCAGATGGAGGCCGCCCTGGCGGCCGAGGACCCCAAGCTCGTCAACGCCATGCGCGGAACCGGCACGCGCCGGGTCCACCGCCGGCGGGCTGCGCTGGTCTGGCAGCCGACCTGA
- the dinB gene encoding DNA polymerase IV — translation MTRTIMHVDMDAFYASVALRGRPDLQGTPVIVGGEGRGVVLSCTYEARARGVRSGMSSSEARRLAPRATFLPPDFDSYVAVSKAIVEVFSSFSAVVESASVDEAFIDVTGALRMHGSAVAMGERLRATIADEQHITCSVGIGPSKFVAKVASRAAKPDGLVEVRPDQVTEFLHPLPVESMWGVGAATAAKLHRLGIETVGDLAHADVRALRPVFGPNAGAGLRALAWGRDARTVVPWTRERSVGSQETLSVDTDRREDVSRELLRMADKTARRMRKQGLLGRTVVLCLRFADFREITRAVTVDSPTDVGEEIHAAVMATYDRLGLDRARIRRVGVRVEGLVGESRAHRQPQLTDPEFGWREAEHAIDETVARFGPGAVRRAVLGGNRRATSVAEANSLGLFPLT, via the coding sequence GTGACCCGGACGATCATGCACGTCGACATGGACGCGTTCTACGCTTCCGTGGCGCTGCGCGGGCGGCCGGACCTGCAGGGGACGCCCGTCATCGTCGGCGGCGAGGGGCGTGGGGTCGTCCTGTCCTGCACCTACGAGGCCCGCGCCCGCGGCGTACGGTCCGGGATGTCGTCCTCCGAGGCCCGTCGGCTGGCGCCACGGGCGACGTTCCTGCCGCCGGACTTCGACAGCTACGTCGCCGTCTCCAAGGCCATCGTCGAGGTGTTCAGCTCGTTCAGCGCCGTGGTGGAGTCCGCCTCCGTGGACGAGGCCTTCATCGACGTGACCGGCGCCCTGCGGATGCACGGGTCCGCCGTGGCGATGGGGGAGCGGCTGCGGGCGACGATCGCCGACGAGCAGCACATCACCTGCTCGGTCGGGATCGGGCCGAGCAAGTTCGTGGCCAAGGTCGCGTCGCGCGCGGCCAAGCCGGACGGCCTGGTCGAGGTCCGGCCGGACCAGGTGACCGAGTTCCTCCACCCGCTGCCGGTCGAGTCGATGTGGGGCGTGGGGGCGGCCACGGCGGCCAAGCTGCACCGGCTCGGGATCGAGACGGTGGGCGACCTCGCGCACGCCGACGTCCGGGCGCTCCGACCCGTGTTCGGCCCGAACGCCGGCGCCGGGCTGAGGGCTCTGGCGTGGGGCCGGGACGCGCGGACGGTCGTGCCGTGGACGCGGGAGCGCAGCGTGGGGTCGCAGGAGACGCTCTCGGTCGACACCGACCGCCGTGAGGACGTGTCCCGCGAGCTGCTGCGGATGGCCGACAAGACCGCCCGCCGGATGCGCAAGCAGGGCCTCCTCGGCCGGACCGTGGTGCTCTGCCTCCGGTTCGCCGACTTCCGGGAGATCACGCGCGCGGTCACCGTGGACTCCCCGACCGACGTGGGCGAGGAGATCCACGCGGCGGTGATGGCCACGTACGACCGCCTCGGGCTGGACCGCGCGCGGATCCGTCGGGTCGGCGTCCGGGTGGAGGGCCTCGTGGGGGAGTCCCGGGCCCACCGGCAGCCGCAGCTGACCGACCCGGAGTTCGGCTGGCGCGAGGCCGAGCACGCCATCGACGAGACGGTCGCGCGCTTCGGGCCGGGTGCCGTCCGGCGCGCCGTGCTGGGCGGGAACCGTCGTGCGACGAGCGTCGCAGAGGCCAATTCGCTGGGGCTGTTCCCCCTGACCTGA
- a CDS encoding methyltransferase domain-containing protein: MSRRRRSVASARLEEVLGAQLDGLVPGEQRALDVVDLGGGTGGLALDVARRGHHVTVVDPSPDALASLERRLADDHLEGTVAARQGDASDLVRLLGRGAVDVVLCHRVLEVVDDPAAVLADAAAVLRPGGALSLLVAQKHALVVLQAVAGNLAAARQTWDDPRRLDFAAVTALVEAAGFAVREADGIGAVSDLVGEAVVESPAAWAELLALETAVSRDPAFRALAPHVHVFAQLPPEQVLSGS; this comes from the coding sequence ATGTCCAGACGACGGCGTTCGGTCGCCTCGGCACGGCTCGAGGAGGTCCTCGGCGCCCAGCTCGACGGGCTCGTCCCGGGGGAGCAGCGGGCGCTCGACGTCGTCGACCTCGGCGGCGGCACCGGTGGCCTCGCGCTCGACGTCGCCCGGCGCGGGCACCACGTGACCGTCGTGGACCCCAGTCCCGACGCGCTCGCCTCCCTGGAGCGCCGGCTGGCCGACGACCACCTCGAGGGCACCGTCGCCGCGCGCCAGGGTGACGCCTCCGACCTGGTCCGCCTGCTCGGGCGCGGGGCCGTCGACGTGGTCCTCTGCCACCGCGTGCTGGAGGTCGTCGACGACCCGGCGGCCGTGCTGGCCGACGCCGCCGCGGTGCTGCGTCCGGGCGGGGCCCTCAGCCTCCTGGTCGCGCAGAAGCACGCCCTCGTGGTCCTCCAGGCCGTGGCCGGCAACCTCGCCGCCGCCCGCCAGACCTGGGACGACCCGCGGCGCCTGGACTTCGCGGCGGTGACCGCGCTGGTCGAGGCCGCGGGCTTCGCCGTGCGCGAGGCCGACGGCATCGGGGCCGTCTCCGACCTCGTGGGCGAGGCCGTGGTGGAGAGCCCCGCCGCCTGGGCCGAGCTGCTGGCCCTCGAGACGGCGGTGAGCCGGGACCCCGCGTTCCGGGCGCTGGCGCCGCACGTCCACGTCTTCGCCCAGCTGCCGCCCGAGCAGGTGCTCAGCGGCTCCTGA
- a CDS encoding SelT/SelW/SelH family protein, with product MSEPAAPELPEGDRPRVSITYCTQCRWLLRATWLAGELLTSFTTELGEVALVPGVGGVFTVAIDDDVVWDRKRDGGFPDLAPLKRLVRDRVAPGRSLGHTDRHAAVPVAGSVKDSVEGGA from the coding sequence ATGAGCGAGCCCGCGGCCCCCGAGCTCCCGGAGGGCGACCGGCCCCGGGTGAGCATCACCTACTGCACGCAGTGCCGCTGGCTGCTCCGGGCGACCTGGCTGGCCGGGGAGCTGCTGACCTCGTTCACCACCGAGCTCGGCGAGGTCGCGCTGGTCCCCGGGGTCGGCGGCGTCTTCACCGTGGCCATCGACGACGACGTGGTCTGGGACCGCAAGCGCGACGGCGGCTTCCCCGACCTCGCGCCGCTCAAGCGCCTGGTCCGGGACCGCGTGGCCCCCGGTCGCAGCCTGGGCCACACCGACCGGCACGCGGCGGTCCCGGTCGCGGGCAGCGTGAAGGACAGCGTCGAGGGCGGGGCGTGA
- a CDS encoding FAD-dependent oxidoreductase, translating to MPTADGPLVAVVGGGLAGMAAAARLAKMGHAVVLHEASDVLGGRWAPYALPGDGGGGGGGGGGKILVDDAPGVLTFPAPWRDLSRKSGRPLEAELARSGLALVPAPAPTYRFADGSELVLPSDRGRQHEALLHAYGPGPAARWQHLLDSLGEVWQTLRPLGLEEPYDPSALTRDVVRRLRGRRSLADLADSLDEPHLRALVRSTAHRQGTTPERAPALTGVDLLVSRTFGRWQVAPDPAPARGRRPEAPGDVGRSSVLVELLAARLALRGVAVHLSSPVRGVETGPAGVTGVRTATGVEPAGAVVLAVDPWTAAGLLPPGAARGLRKALRGAGPVRLPVATHTVLDRTGPEEVDEHVELDGDGRPVVRTTRRLSGRTVRTTHDHHAGVPAPGWGLDTTGLRGWRRRPGTATAQPGVALAGAASPAGSSPSAVVQSGALAAYAVAGRRD from the coding sequence GTGCCGACCGCCGACGGACCGCTGGTCGCCGTGGTCGGCGGTGGCCTGGCGGGGATGGCCGCGGCGGCCCGGCTGGCGAAGATGGGCCACGCCGTCGTCCTGCACGAAGCGTCGGACGTCCTCGGCGGGCGGTGGGCGCCGTACGCGCTCCCCGGCGACGGCGGCGGCGGCGGCGGCGGCGGCGGCGGCAAGATCCTGGTCGACGACGCCCCCGGCGTGCTGACCTTCCCGGCGCCGTGGCGCGACCTGAGCCGCAAGAGCGGCCGGCCGCTGGAGGCCGAGCTCGCCCGCAGCGGGCTGGCCCTCGTGCCCGCACCGGCCCCCACCTACCGCTTCGCCGACGGCAGCGAGCTCGTGCTGCCGAGCGACCGCGGCCGGCAGCACGAGGCCCTGCTCCACGCGTACGGGCCGGGGCCGGCCGCGCGCTGGCAGCACCTCCTCGACTCCCTCGGCGAGGTCTGGCAGACCCTGCGGCCGCTCGGGCTCGAGGAGCCGTACGACCCCTCGGCGCTCACCCGCGACGTGGTCCGCCGCCTCCGCGGCCGACGGAGCCTCGCCGACCTCGCCGACTCCCTCGACGAGCCCCACCTGCGCGCGCTGGTGCGCAGCACCGCCCACCGGCAGGGCACCACGCCCGAGCGGGCGCCGGCGCTCACCGGCGTCGACCTGCTGGTGAGCCGGACGTTCGGGCGCTGGCAGGTCGCGCCCGACCCGGCTCCCGCCCGCGGCCGCCGTCCGGAGGCCCCGGGCGACGTCGGCCGCTCGTCGGTCCTCGTCGAGCTGCTCGCGGCCCGGCTCGCGCTCCGGGGCGTGGCCGTGCACCTCTCCTCCCCCGTCCGCGGCGTCGAGACCGGACCGGCCGGCGTGACCGGCGTCCGGACCGCGACCGGGGTCGAGCCGGCCGGCGCCGTGGTGCTCGCGGTCGACCCGTGGACCGCCGCCGGCCTGCTCCCGCCGGGGGCCGCCCGCGGGCTGCGGAAGGCGCTCCGCGGCGCCGGACCCGTCCGGCTGCCGGTGGCGACGCACACGGTCCTGGACCGCACCGGCCCGGAGGAGGTCGACGAGCACGTCGAGCTCGACGGCGACGGCCGACCGGTCGTCCGCACGACCCGTCGGCTGTCGGGCCGGACCGTGCGGACGACGCACGACCACCACGCCGGGGTGCCCGCGCCGGGGTGGGGGCTGGACACGACCGGCCTGCGCGGCTGGCGCCGCCGGCCCGGCACCGCCACGGCCCAGCCGGGGGTCGCGCTGGCGGGGGCGGCCTCACCGGCGGGGAGCAGCCCGTCGGCGGTCGTGCAGAGCGGCGCGCTGGCCGCGTACGCCGTGGCCGGCCGGCGCGACTGA
- a CDS encoding UvrD-helicase domain-containing protein yields MDGPLAIESHTDPLTTEIAVEQAHVDRVYARLGDATRSAEQVASAGRSLFHSDRGSYVREEDGTGLYERDVFAFQAAKRLAVLDGEHEGLVFGRLDRTDGEVRYVGRIGVRDDDYEPLVIDWRAPAAEPFYRATPTLPMDVVRRRVLRCTGDRVVGIEDDLLDSENADGELVVIGEGALMAALSRARGHQMRDIVATIQGEQDEAIRAPYQGFTLISGGPGTGKTVVGLHRTAYLLYSNRRRFESGGVLVVGPSRVFLNYIERVLPSLGEESVTLRSIGSVPSDVLPVTGERPDDPATAAVKGSLRMQPLLKRLVLEPLTDQPLELRLVVQGQVLVLRAPALAGIRRDVLAHHKLNAGREAAEKALLNALWRSRPSEVDMERDEFDDLVTDLATFTMFGHAWWPTLSATTVLQRLADPALTRRLSQGVLSARDADLLSAGLTDLVALGPTVADGALLDELVHLLGPVPPSAEESETSLFLDADSEMSELVTTADRLSVQREVDPFDLPHRTYAHVLIDEAQDVTPMQWRMLRRRGASASWTIVGDPAQSSWPDADETDRALREIIGHAPVRRFRMSTNYRSPAEVFDLASRVVVKAFPDADLPTAVRSTGVEPLLAVTDDLSTGVVEHVRDLLREVAGTVGVICPPDRRTEIEADLLAADLEGADRLAVVTSTESKGLEYDGVLVVTPDDVVAQAPGGVRSLYVALTRPTQRLVTLDLGAPGRWRP; encoded by the coding sequence ATGGATGGGCCCTTGGCCATCGAGTCGCACACCGATCCGCTCACGACCGAGATCGCGGTCGAGCAGGCCCACGTGGACCGCGTGTACGCCCGGCTGGGCGACGCGACCCGCTCGGCCGAGCAGGTCGCCAGCGCGGGTCGGTCGCTGTTCCACTCCGACCGCGGGTCCTACGTCCGCGAGGAGGACGGGACCGGCCTCTACGAGCGCGACGTCTTCGCCTTCCAGGCCGCCAAGCGCCTCGCGGTGCTCGACGGGGAGCACGAGGGCCTCGTCTTCGGCCGGCTCGACCGCACCGACGGCGAGGTCCGCTACGTGGGCCGCATCGGGGTCCGCGACGACGACTACGAGCCGCTGGTCATCGACTGGCGCGCCCCCGCCGCCGAGCCCTTCTACCGCGCCACGCCGACCCTCCCGATGGACGTCGTCCGGCGCCGCGTCCTCCGGTGCACGGGTGACCGCGTGGTCGGCATCGAGGACGACCTGCTCGACTCCGAGAACGCCGACGGCGAGCTCGTGGTCATCGGCGAGGGCGCGCTCATGGCCGCTCTCTCCCGGGCCCGCGGGCACCAGATGCGCGACATCGTCGCCACGATCCAGGGCGAGCAGGACGAGGCGATCCGCGCGCCGTACCAGGGCTTCACCCTCATCTCCGGCGGTCCCGGCACGGGCAAGACCGTCGTCGGGCTGCACCGCACCGCGTACCTGCTCTACTCCAACCGTCGCCGCTTCGAGTCGGGCGGCGTCCTCGTGGTGGGCCCGAGCCGGGTGTTCCTGAACTACATCGAACGGGTCCTGCCGAGCCTCGGCGAGGAGTCGGTCACCCTCCGCTCGATCGGCTCGGTCCCCTCCGACGTCCTGCCGGTCACCGGCGAGCGCCCCGACGACCCGGCGACCGCCGCGGTCAAGGGCAGCCTCCGGATGCAGCCGCTGCTCAAGCGGCTCGTCCTCGAGCCGCTCACCGACCAGCCGCTGGAGCTGCGCCTCGTGGTCCAGGGCCAGGTGCTGGTCCTGCGTGCGCCCGCGCTCGCGGGCATCCGGCGCGACGTGCTGGCCCACCACAAGCTCAACGCGGGCCGCGAGGCCGCCGAGAAGGCCCTGCTGAACGCGCTCTGGCGCTCGCGCCCGAGCGAGGTGGACATGGAGCGCGACGAGTTCGACGACCTGGTCACCGACCTCGCCACCTTCACGATGTTCGGGCACGCCTGGTGGCCCACCCTGAGCGCGACCACCGTGCTGCAGCGCCTCGCAGACCCCGCCCTCACCCGACGGCTCAGCCAGGGCGTGCTGAGCGCGCGGGACGCCGACCTGCTCAGCGCCGGGCTGACCGACCTCGTCGCGCTCGGCCCGACCGTCGCGGACGGGGCTCTGCTGGACGAGCTCGTGCACCTGCTCGGGCCGGTCCCGCCCTCGGCCGAGGAGAGCGAGACCTCGCTGTTCCTGGACGCCGACTCCGAGATGTCGGAGCTCGTCACCACGGCCGACCGGCTCTCCGTCCAGCGCGAGGTCGACCCCTTCGACCTGCCGCACCGTACGTACGCCCACGTGCTCATCGACGAGGCGCAGGACGTCACGCCGATGCAGTGGCGCATGCTGCGGCGCCGCGGCGCGAGCGCCAGCTGGACGATCGTCGGCGACCCCGCGCAGAGCTCCTGGCCCGACGCGGACGAGACCGACCGCGCCCTGCGCGAGATCATCGGGCACGCCCCGGTGCGGCGGTTCCGGATGAGCACGAACTACCGCAGCCCGGCCGAGGTCTTCGACCTGGCCTCGCGCGTGGTGGTCAAGGCCTTCCCCGACGCCGACCTCCCGACCGCCGTGCGCTCGACCGGCGTCGAGCCTCTGCTCGCCGTGACCGACGACCTCTCCACCGGCGTCGTCGAGCACGTCCGGGACCTGCTGCGCGAGGTCGCGGGAACCGTCGGCGTCATCTGCCCGCCCGACCGGCGTACGGAGATCGAGGCGGACCTGCTCGCGGCCGACCTGGAGGGGGCGGACCGGCTCGCGGTCGTCACCTCGACGGAGTCGAAGGGCCTGGAGTACGACGGGGTGCTGGTCGTGACGCCGGACGACGTCGTGGCGCAGGCGCCCGGCGGCGTGCGCTCGCTCTACGTGGCGCTGACCCGACCGACGCAGCGTCTGGTCACGCTCGACCTCGGAGCACCCGGCCGCTGGCGGCCGTAG
- a CDS encoding cobalamin B12-binding domain-containing protein gives MHVDPAPATYVGAILTAVRAFNQARVFSVLDDSDASHGVDTTIDEVVFPSLRVVGTFWSSGTIDIAHEHLLSTAVARWVAAKSAVLPAPTRTGTILLSAGPQDMHTLALDCLDLLLASRGVEVCNLGAQTPVASLLVAARSVHPTAVVLSSHTPTVASQAVRSVKAVAEAGLPVYFAGSSFASQFFRQNTPGLPLDGTLPEAAELLATKHTTRPTEPTSVPRERFRQAAAATA, from the coding sequence GTGCACGTCGACCCCGCACCCGCCACGTACGTCGGCGCCATCCTGACGGCCGTCCGCGCCTTCAACCAGGCGCGCGTGTTCTCCGTCCTCGACGACTCCGACGCCTCCCACGGCGTGGACACGACGATCGACGAGGTCGTCTTCCCCTCGCTGCGCGTGGTGGGCACGTTCTGGTCCAGCGGCACGATCGACATCGCGCACGAGCACCTGCTGTCGACGGCGGTGGCGCGCTGGGTCGCCGCGAAGTCGGCCGTGCTGCCGGCCCCCACCCGTACGGGCACGATCCTGCTGTCCGCCGGCCCGCAGGACATGCACACGCTGGCGCTCGACTGCCTCGACCTGCTGCTCGCCAGCCGCGGGGTCGAGGTGTGCAACCTGGGCGCCCAGACCCCGGTCGCGTCGCTGCTCGTCGCCGCACGTTCCGTGCACCCGACGGCGGTGGTGCTGTCGTCCCACACCCCGACCGTGGCGAGCCAGGCCGTCCGCTCGGTCAAGGCCGTGGCCGAGGCCGGCCTGCCGGTCTACTTCGCCGGCTCGTCCTTCGCGTCCCAGTTCTTCCGCCAGAACACGCCGGGCCTGCCGCTCGACGGCACGCTGCCCGAGGCGGCGGAGCTGCTCGCGACGAAGCACACCACGCGCCCGACCGAGCCGACCTCGGTTCCGCGGGAACGGTTCCGGCAGGCCGCCGCAGCCACCGCGTAA
- the metF gene encoding methylenetetrahydrofolate reductase [NAD(P)H] — protein MPGPSVVAARPRSVRRARKPTVAQLLEAAERPLVSFELFPAKDDEQHRQLWTTIRELESLGPDFVSVTYGASGSTRDRTVSATQQIAEQTTLRPMAHLTAASQSRDELRHVVGAYASVGINHVMAIRGDMPGGPTMPWEPHPDGLRNATELVSLVAELGDFCIGVGAFPDLHPQTRDADLDARILVAKQRAGASFAITQLFFTAQRYFDLVDRVRALGSDLPIIPGIMPVTRISQIERFADLSGAPLPSFVTDRLREVGDDPVRVRGAGVDLATTLSEELLAGGAPGLHFITMNRSPATREIYARLGPLLNRA, from the coding sequence ATGCCGGGGCCCTCTGTCGTCGCCGCCCGCCCCCGGTCCGTGCGGCGTGCGCGCAAGCCCACCGTCGCCCAGCTCCTCGAGGCGGCGGAGCGGCCGCTGGTCTCCTTCGAGCTGTTCCCGGCGAAGGACGACGAGCAGCACCGTCAGCTCTGGACGACGATCCGCGAGCTCGAGTCGCTCGGCCCGGACTTCGTCTCCGTGACGTACGGGGCGTCCGGCTCGACCCGCGACCGCACCGTGAGCGCCACCCAGCAGATCGCCGAGCAGACGACGCTGCGCCCGATGGCCCACCTGACCGCGGCGAGCCAGAGCCGCGACGAGCTGCGCCACGTCGTGGGGGCGTACGCGTCGGTCGGGATCAACCACGTCATGGCCATCCGGGGCGACATGCCCGGCGGACCGACGATGCCGTGGGAGCCGCACCCCGACGGCCTGCGGAACGCAACGGAGCTGGTCTCGCTCGTCGCCGAGCTCGGCGACTTCTGCATCGGCGTCGGTGCGTTCCCCGACCTGCACCCGCAGACCCGCGACGCCGACCTCGACGCCCGGATCCTCGTGGCCAAGCAGCGGGCCGGCGCGAGCTTCGCGATCACCCAGCTCTTCTTCACCGCGCAGCGCTACTTCGACCTCGTCGACCGGGTGCGTGCGCTCGGCAGCGACCTGCCGATCATCCCGGGCATCATGCCGGTGACGCGGATCAGCCAGATCGAACGGTTCGCCGACCTGTCGGGCGCCCCGCTCCCGTCGTTCGTCACCGACCGGCTCCGCGAGGTCGGCGACGACCCCGTCCGCGTCCGGGGTGCGGGGGTCGACCTGGCCACCACGCTCTCGGAGGAGCTGCTGGCCGGCGGAGCGCCGGGGCTGCACTTCATCACCATGAACCGCTCGCCCGCGACCCGGGAGATCTACGCCCGGCTGGGGCCCCTGCTGAACCGGGCGTAA